A stretch of Desulfitobacterium dichloroeliminans LMG P-21439 DNA encodes these proteins:
- the cbiQ gene encoding cobalt ECF transporter T component CbiQ: MANMMDTVFDMRLLDDLSGKETLIHRVHPLAKLLTTLLFIVVVVSYDRYEIFGLLPLVFFPVLVMSLGELPLGPIMKRMLLAAPFALGIGVLNPFFDHQVFMVGGITLSRGWITFLSILIKSILTVSAALLLIATTGMDKLGSALRLLKIPKLFVLQLLLTYRYISVLLEEVSTIWRAYSLRSPQQKGINHKVWGPLIGQLLLRTYERAQRVYQSMCLRGFTGEYNTGEQQKPTGKDFIYALSWGAFFILAKMINIPLLIGNLFY, from the coding sequence ATGGCGAATATGATGGATACAGTCTTTGATATGCGGCTTTTGGATGATTTATCCGGCAAGGAAACGTTGATCCATAGAGTTCATCCTTTAGCAAAGCTTCTCACAACACTTCTCTTTATCGTTGTGGTTGTATCCTACGACCGCTATGAAATCTTTGGCCTTCTGCCCTTGGTTTTCTTTCCGGTGCTGGTAATGTCCTTGGGGGAGCTGCCTCTTGGCCCCATCATGAAGCGCATGCTCTTGGCGGCCCCCTTCGCTTTGGGAATAGGAGTACTCAACCCCTTTTTTGATCATCAGGTCTTTATGGTTGGTGGAATCACCCTGTCTAGAGGCTGGATCACCTTTTTATCAATTCTTATTAAATCTATCCTGACGGTAAGTGCAGCCCTTTTGCTGATAGCCACTACGGGGATGGATAAATTAGGATCTGCTTTGCGGTTGCTCAAGATCCCCAAATTGTTTGTCCTTCAGCTCCTTCTAACCTATCGCTATATCTCTGTCTTACTGGAAGAGGTTTCGACGATTTGGAGAGCTTATTCCTTACGGTCCCCTCAGCAGAAGGGGATTAATCACAAGGTTTGGGGGCCCTTAATCGGACAACTGTTACTACGGACCTATGAGAGGGCCCAGAGGGTCTATCAATCTATGTGTTTAAGAGGATTTACAGGGGAATATAATACGGGAGAGCAGCAGAAGCCTACGGGTAAGGATTTCATTTATGCGTTGAGCTGGGGTGCCTTTTTTATTCTTGCTAAAATGATCAATATTCCTCTGCTGATAGGTAACTTATTTTATTAA
- a CDS encoding energy-coupling factor ABC transporter ATP-binding protein, whose amino-acid sequence MSHHMTEVRDLQFIYPDGHKAIKRMTFTIHHGESVGIIGANGAGKSTLLMLLMGVLFPSQGEVRVGEVLVTKKTLPIVRQRMGMVFQNPDDQLFMNTVYEDVAFGPRNYKLDEQEVEKRVLQALEMVGISHLKDRAPYKLSGGEKRAAAIAAVLSMQPDILIMDEPSSALDPKSRRRLMKLLQGFEHTKIITSHDIDMVYELCDRIIVIHQGQVAADGPTAEILTNAELLDACGLEMPLSLQGCPVCGCGKGKQ is encoded by the coding sequence ATGAGTCACCATATGACAGAAGTTAGAGATCTACAATTTATATACCCTGATGGGCATAAGGCGATCAAGCGGATGACCTTCACCATTCATCACGGGGAATCAGTAGGGATTATCGGAGCTAACGGTGCGGGGAAATCTACTTTACTTATGCTACTCATGGGAGTTTTGTTCCCTAGCCAAGGGGAAGTTCGGGTTGGGGAGGTTCTTGTCACAAAAAAAACCCTGCCCATAGTCCGCCAACGGATGGGGATGGTTTTTCAAAACCCTGATGATCAGCTGTTTATGAATACAGTCTATGAGGATGTGGCCTTTGGACCTCGCAATTATAAGCTGGATGAACAAGAAGTAGAGAAACGGGTCCTTCAAGCTTTAGAAATGGTCGGAATCTCTCATTTAAAGGATCGAGCTCCCTATAAATTATCCGGCGGCGAAAAACGGGCAGCTGCTATTGCCGCCGTGCTTTCTATGCAACCGGATATCTTAATTATGGATGAGCCCTCTTCAGCCCTAGATCCCAAATCCAGACGTAGGCTAATGAAGTTACTTCAGGGTTTTGAACATACCAAGATTATTACAAGTCACGATATCGACATGGTTTATGAATTATGTGACAGAATTATCGTCATTCATCAGGGTCAAGTTGCCGCTGACGGCCCGACCGCGGAAATCTTAACCAATGCGGAACTCCTGGATGCCTGCGGCTTAGAGATGCCCCTGTCTCTGCAGGGGTGCCCGGTCTGTGGATGTGGAAAAGGAAAGCAATAA
- a CDS encoding peptidoglycan recognition protein family protein, with protein MIKGGIATGYEVREQILVNNRPQEPLQPQGFVIHSTATPGATAQNEFNYFNSEYRAASAHYFVDWSEIIRAIPENEVAWHAGHTGNHRFLSVEMSEPQGYDTDKFHEVWKRTLWLVADACVRYGWTQKNVFSHRDISLNYGESNHTDPIDYFKTYGYTWEDLLMALEGEIDGLQKNNGGGDDQVDNLILVGRGADERAAGYLADYLQAPILYLDRLSKGYLDAAKKIYVVGGSSKPVERAILISGGDRYATCQKVLDFIRTGKV; from the coding sequence ATGATTAAAGGAGGGATTGCTACGGGATATGAAGTTAGAGAACAGATATTGGTCAATAATCGACCGCAAGAACCTTTGCAGCCTCAAGGATTTGTGATTCATTCTACCGCTACTCCTGGGGCTACGGCTCAAAATGAGTTCAACTATTTCAACAGCGAATACCGGGCGGCCTCTGCCCACTACTTTGTGGACTGGAGTGAGATTATCCGAGCCATTCCGGAAAATGAAGTGGCTTGGCATGCGGGTCACACGGGCAATCACCGCTTTTTATCTGTGGAGATGAGCGAACCCCAAGGTTACGACACGGATAAATTTCATGAAGTCTGGAAACGCACCCTGTGGCTAGTTGCCGATGCGTGTGTCCGCTATGGTTGGACACAAAAAAATGTCTTCTCCCATCGGGATATATCCCTAAACTATGGAGAATCGAACCATACGGATCCTATCGATTATTTTAAGACGTACGGTTACACATGGGAGGATCTGTTAATGGCCCTCGAGGGGGAAATTGATGGACTACAGAAGAACAATGGAGGAGGAGATGACCAAGTGGATAACCTGATTTTAGTGGGTCGCGGTGCGGATGAGAGGGCTGCAGGCTATCTAGCAGATTACCTCCAGGCGCCTATTCTCTATTTAGATCGGCTAAGTAAGGGATACCTTGATGCAGCTAAGAAGATTTATGTGGTCGGTGGCAGTAGTAAGCCAGTGGAGCGTGCAATCCTGATTTCAGGTGGGGATCGCTATGCTACCTGCCAAAAAGTGCTTGATTTTATTCGTACAGGCAAGGTTTAG
- a CDS encoding glycosyltransferase family 4 protein produces MKVLFQVRQDYRKHPAGDTIQLLATAQALKNLGVQVFLNLNPKVQLEEYDLVHIFNVTPVVDVSMFFENAKKQNKPLVVSPSYWNMESYLKNDNARSPAFEQWESYQPWRGQLLRECDLLLPSGHSEMEHIQKDFQVTTSYQVIPNGFPTEYLGIDETCFREQCPGLPEEFVLSVGRISSRKNQKWLAQCCQELGLTLVLAGPIDEPQYFEEVQAYPHVIYLGTLQGRLLASAYAAAKVHAMPSWYETTGLSSLEAGACGARVLTTNQGWSREYFQDMAVYVNPFEEDSLIPALEKALTISPKPLTEHIHKHYSWARVGELTLAAYRHLLES; encoded by the coding sequence GTGAAGGTTCTTTTTCAAGTACGTCAGGATTATCGCAAACACCCAGCAGGAGATACCATACAGCTCTTAGCCACCGCTCAAGCTCTTAAAAACCTTGGGGTTCAAGTATTTTTAAATCTTAACCCCAAGGTCCAACTTGAAGAATATGACTTGGTTCATATTTTCAATGTCACCCCGGTGGTGGATGTATCTATGTTCTTTGAGAACGCCAAAAAGCAAAATAAGCCCCTTGTGGTTTCTCCCAGCTATTGGAATATGGAATCTTACCTTAAAAATGATAATGCACGTTCACCGGCTTTCGAGCAATGGGAGTCCTATCAACCCTGGCGGGGACAGTTACTGCGGGAATGCGACCTTCTTCTTCCGAGTGGGCACTCAGAAATGGAGCATATCCAAAAGGATTTTCAAGTCACTACATCCTACCAGGTTATCCCCAATGGATTCCCCACCGAATATCTCGGCATCGACGAAACCTGCTTTCGGGAGCAATGCCCCGGACTTCCCGAGGAGTTTGTACTGTCGGTAGGTCGTATCTCCTCTCGTAAGAATCAAAAATGGCTTGCCCAGTGCTGCCAGGAACTGGGGCTCACCCTCGTCTTAGCCGGTCCTATCGATGAACCCCAGTACTTTGAGGAAGTGCAAGCTTATCCCCATGTAATCTATCTGGGTACACTCCAAGGGAGACTTCTTGCCTCTGCCTACGCGGCAGCTAAAGTTCATGCTATGCCGAGTTGGTATGAAACCACGGGCTTATCCAGCTTGGAAGCTGGGGCTTGTGGAGCTAGAGTCCTTACCACTAATCAAGGATGGTCCAGAGAGTATTTTCAAGATATGGCTGTTTATGTGAATCCCTTTGAGGAAGATAGTCTGATCCCTGCTTTAGAAAAGGCCTTGACGATCTCGCCAAAGCCTTTAACAGAACATATTCACAAGCATTATTCTTGGGCTAGGGTCGGAGAATTGACTTTGGCTGCCTATCGACATCTACTGGAGAGCTAG
- a CDS encoding DUF1858 domain-containing protein, with protein sequence MVNINSLMKYGDVLKQYPQLKPLFRRLGIPVSGCGIYYLLDMTLDQLAQRYNLATETLLKVLQRGY encoded by the coding sequence ATGGTTAACATAAACAGTCTGATGAAATATGGGGATGTTCTAAAGCAATATCCCCAGCTCAAGCCTCTCTTCCGTAGACTAGGCATTCCAGTCTCCGGGTGCGGCATCTATTACTTACTGGATATGACCCTCGATCAGCTTGCTCAGCGCTATAATCTCGCAACGGAAACCTTGCTGAAAGTATTGCAAAGGGGATATTAA